A region from the Azospirillum thiophilum genome encodes:
- a CDS encoding YeeE/YedE family protein, whose amino-acid sequence MGVAITIDGLMETLGEDRFLALGGLLIGTLFGILAQRSRFCLRASTLEVAHGRLGERLAVWLLAFSTALIATQGLILLGLFDTGSVRQLNNPGSLSGAVIGGLMFGCGMTLTRACASRMLVLAATGNLRALLSGLVFAVVAQAALRGVLSPAREAINGWWTVGSAQRDLLALAGVGHDGALLFALGWLAAGAMIARRNRLSGWSWLGAAGVGLTVAAAWWFTWRSAAAAFEPVAIHSLSFTAPSADFLMLVLSPPGATWGFDTGLIPGVALGAFLAGLAGRDLKLEGFSDGSTMRRYIVGGCLMGFGSVLAGGCAIGAGVSGASIFVLTAWLVLWSMWIGAVLTDRAIDRKTGRPARARSADAPAIPPVAAQ is encoded by the coding sequence ATGGGTGTCGCCATCACCATCGACGGCCTGATGGAAACGCTGGGCGAGGACCGCTTCCTGGCGCTGGGCGGGCTGCTGATCGGCACGCTGTTCGGGATTCTCGCCCAGCGCTCCCGTTTCTGCCTGCGCGCCTCGACGCTGGAGGTGGCGCACGGACGGTTGGGCGAACGGCTGGCCGTGTGGCTGCTCGCCTTCTCCACCGCGCTGATCGCGACGCAGGGCTTGATCCTGCTCGGCCTGTTCGACACCGGCAGCGTCCGCCAACTCAACAACCCTGGCAGCCTGTCGGGTGCGGTGATCGGCGGGCTGATGTTCGGCTGCGGCATGACACTGACCCGCGCCTGCGCCAGCCGCATGCTGGTGCTGGCGGCCACCGGCAACCTGCGGGCGCTGTTGTCGGGGCTGGTGTTCGCGGTGGTGGCCCAGGCGGCGTTGCGCGGCGTGCTGTCGCCGGCGCGCGAGGCGATCAACGGATGGTGGACGGTCGGCAGTGCGCAGCGCGACCTGCTGGCGCTGGCCGGCGTCGGGCATGACGGGGCGTTGCTGTTCGCGCTGGGCTGGTTGGCCGCCGGTGCAATGATCGCCCGGCGCAACCGCCTGTCGGGCTGGTCCTGGCTGGGGGCGGCGGGCGTCGGCCTGACCGTCGCTGCCGCCTGGTGGTTCACATGGCGCAGCGCCGCCGCCGCCTTCGAGCCGGTGGCGATCCATTCCCTGAGCTTCACCGCGCCGTCCGCCGATTTCCTGATGCTGGTGCTGTCGCCGCCGGGCGCGACCTGGGGATTCGATACCGGGCTGATCCCCGGCGTGGCGCTGGGCGCCTTCCTGGCCGGGCTGGCCGGGCGCGACCTGAAGCTGGAGGGCTTCAGCGACGGCTCCACCATGCGGCGCTACATCGTCGGCGGCTGCCTGATGGGGTTCGGCAGCGTCCTTGCCGGCGGCTGCGCCATCGGTGCCGGCGTATCCGGCGCCTCGATCTTCGTGCTGACCGCCTGGCTCGTGCTGTGGTCGATGTGGATCGGCGCCGTGCTGACCGACCGGGCGATCGACCGGAAGACCGGCCGGCCGGCGCGCGCGCGCTCGGCCGACGCCCCCGCCATCCCGCCGGTCGCGGCGCAATGA
- a CDS encoding MBL fold metallo-hydrolase: MFRLPRRRLLAGGTTAFTALAALAALPGLAAVRAFAAGVEAFVKGPPVPDRPLVQVSPHVWIIQAPDGFPTPQNQGMMANITFVVGHEGVIVVDSGASLQIGEMAIRMLRTVTNRPVVGIVNTHYHGDHWLGNHAFAEAFGEDLPRYALPETRTAILGLEGSAWQSAMVKWTAQASAGTRIVAPNRDAAHGDELSLGDVRLRLHHYGRAHTPSDLSVAVVEDGVMCVGDVMMDRRIANMDDGSYLGTFETMDRLRTDSDTRIWLPAHGEPGPGVPVWQRTLFEGIYEPCAAAVKAGRSIEEAKVMVLADPRVASRAAETKGWDSNIGKYISLAYLEAEQADF, from the coding sequence ATGTTTCGCCTGCCACGCCGCCGCCTGCTCGCCGGTGGAACCACCGCCTTCACCGCCCTGGCAGCCCTGGCAGCCCTGCCGGGACTCGCGGCTGTCCGCGCCTTCGCCGCCGGGGTCGAGGCCTTCGTCAAGGGGCCCCCGGTGCCCGACCGGCCCCTGGTCCAGGTCAGCCCGCATGTCTGGATCATCCAGGCCCCGGACGGCTTCCCGACGCCGCAGAACCAGGGGATGATGGCGAACATCACCTTCGTCGTCGGGCACGAGGGCGTGATCGTCGTCGATTCCGGGGCCTCGCTCCAGATCGGCGAGATGGCGATCCGCATGCTGCGCACGGTCACGAACAGGCCGGTGGTCGGCATCGTCAACACGCACTACCACGGCGACCATTGGCTTGGTAACCACGCCTTCGCCGAAGCATTCGGCGAGGATCTGCCACGCTACGCCCTGCCGGAGACACGCACGGCGATCCTCGGGCTGGAAGGCAGCGCCTGGCAGAGCGCGATGGTAAAATGGACGGCCCAGGCCTCCGCCGGCACCCGGATCGTCGCTCCCAACCGCGACGCGGCCCATGGGGACGAGTTGTCGCTCGGCGACGTCCGGTTGCGCCTGCACCATTACGGGCGCGCCCACACGCCGTCGGATCTGTCGGTGGCGGTGGTCGAGGACGGGGTGATGTGCGTCGGCGACGTGATGATGGACCGGCGGATCGCCAACATGGACGACGGCTCCTACCTCGGGACGTTCGAGACCATGGACCGGCTGCGGACCGACAGCGACACCCGCATCTGGCTGCCGGCCCATGGCGAGCCCGGTCCCGGCGTGCCGGTCTGGCAGCGTACCCTGTTCGAAGGCATCTATGAACCCTGCGCCGCCGCCGTAAAGGCCGGCCGTTCCATCGAGGAGGCGAAGGTGATGGTGCTCGCCGACCCGCGCGTCGCCTCCCGCGCCGCCGAGACCAAGGGGTGGGACAGCAACATCGGCAAATACATCAGCCTCGCCTATCTGGAGGCCGAACAGGCCGATTTCTGA
- a CDS encoding HupE/UreJ family protein, producing the protein MFAILHGHSHGTEMPQAAAPLLYSLGFILSTATLHAAGIAIGLARHIPRLLFASRAIRCKHPLSAAVRQLSSARGLPSTPRAGVRASGFGACR; encoded by the coding sequence GTGTTCGCCATCCTGCACGGCCATTCCCATGGCACCGAAATGCCGCAGGCCGCGGCCCCGCTCCTCTACAGCCTGGGCTTCATCCTCTCGACTGCGACGCTGCATGCCGCCGGCATCGCCATCGGGCTGGCCCGCCACATCCCGCGCCTGCTGTTCGCCTCGCGTGCGATCCGGTGTAAGCATCCGCTGAGTGCCGCGGTTAGGCAGCTTTCGTCTGCTCGCGGATTGCCTTCCACTCCCAGGGCAGGAGTTCGCGCAAGCGGGTTTGGGGCATGTCGTTGA
- the tnpC gene encoding IS66 family transposase, whose translation MTAAPTPAVLADDIASLRAALAQAEARADAAEAEAARAKAMASNTEALIASLKLEIEKLRRELYGTRSERKARLLDQLEFQLEELEATASEDELAAEQAAAKTTAVAAFTRKRPSRQPFPDHLPRERVVVAAPASCPCCGSDKLCKLGETITETLEVIPRQWKVIQTVRERFSCRACETISQPPAPFHTTPRGWAGPNLLATLLFEKFGQHQPLNRQAERFAREGVPLSLSTLADQVGTAAAVLKPLHDLIAVHVLAAERLHGDDTPVPVLAKSKTDTGRLWVYVRDDRPFAGQAPPAALFHYSRDRKGEHPERHLAGFTGWLQADAFAGYNRLYEPDRQPGPIHAALCWAHARRGFFKLADIAANIRRGKDAPPISPLALEAVKRIDALFELERALNGKPAAERLAARQEHGVALVAALENWLRTERARLSRHAPVAKAMDYMLTRWDGFTRFLADGRLCLTNNAAERSLRGIALGRKAWLFCGSDRGGQRAAIMYGLINTAKLNDVDPQAWLADVLARINDMPQTRLRELLPWEWKAIREQTKAA comes from the coding sequence ATGACCGCTGCCCCGACCCCTGCCGTCTTGGCCGACGATATTGCCAGCCTGCGCGCTGCCTTGGCGCAGGCCGAGGCGCGGGCGGACGCGGCCGAAGCCGAAGCGGCGCGGGCCAAGGCGATGGCGTCGAATACCGAGGCGCTGATCGCCAGCCTGAAGCTGGAAATCGAGAAGCTCCGGCGCGAACTCTACGGCACGCGTTCCGAACGCAAGGCGCGCCTGCTGGACCAGTTGGAGTTCCAGCTCGAAGAGCTGGAAGCGACAGCCAGCGAGGACGAGCTGGCGGCCGAGCAGGCCGCTGCCAAAACCACCGCGGTGGCGGCCTTCACCCGCAAGCGGCCATCGCGCCAACCCTTTCCCGACCACCTGCCGCGCGAGCGCGTCGTTGTGGCGGCCCCGGCGAGCTGCCCGTGCTGCGGCTCGGACAAGCTGTGCAAGCTGGGCGAGACGATCACCGAGACGCTGGAGGTAATCCCGCGCCAGTGGAAGGTGATCCAGACGGTGCGCGAGCGATTCTCCTGCCGGGCCTGCGAGACGATCAGCCAGCCGCCGGCGCCGTTCCACACCACCCCGCGGGGCTGGGCCGGCCCCAACCTGCTGGCCACCCTGCTGTTCGAGAAGTTCGGCCAGCATCAGCCGCTGAACCGGCAGGCCGAACGCTTCGCGCGCGAGGGCGTGCCGCTCAGCCTGTCCACTCTGGCCGATCAAGTGGGCACCGCCGCCGCGGTGCTGAAGCCGCTGCACGACCTGATCGCCGTGCATGTGCTGGCGGCCGAGCGGCTGCATGGAGACGATACACCAGTGCCCGTGCTGGCCAAGAGCAAGACCGACACCGGGCGGCTGTGGGTGTATGTGCGTGATGACCGGCCGTTCGCCGGCCAAGCCCCACCGGCAGCGCTGTTCCACTATTCGCGCGACCGCAAGGGCGAGCATCCCGAACGGCACCTGGCCGGCTTCACGGGCTGGCTGCAGGCCGATGCGTTCGCCGGCTATAACCGGTTGTACGAACCCGACCGCCAGCCGGGACCGATCCATGCCGCGCTGTGCTGGGCGCATGCCCGGCGGGGCTTCTTCAAGCTGGCCGACATTGCCGCGAACATCAGGCGCGGCAAGGACGCCCCGCCGATCTCACCGCTGGCGCTGGAGGCCGTGAAGCGCATCGACGCCCTCTTCGAACTCGAGCGCGCCTTGAACGGCAAGCCGGCGGCCGAGCGGCTGGCGGCCCGCCAGGAGCACGGCGTCGCCCTCGTAGCCGCGCTGGAGAACTGGTTGCGGACAGAGCGCGCCCGGCTCTCCCGCCATGCCCCAGTGGCCAAGGCGATGGACTACATGCTGACCCGTTGGGACGGCTTCACCCGTTTCCTCGCCGATGGCCGGCTGTGTCTCACAAACAACGCCGCCGAACGCAGCCTGCGCGGGATTGCACTCGGGAGGAAAGCATGGCTGTTTTGCGGCTCCGATCGCGGCGGGCAGCGGGCAGCGATCATGTACGGCCTGATCAACACGGCGAAGCTCAACGACGTCGATCCCCAGGCGTGGCTCGCCGACGTGCTGGCCCGCATCAACGACATGCCCCAAACCCGCTTGCGCGAACTCCTGCCCTGGGAGTGGAAGGCAATCCGCGAGCAGACGAAAGCTGCCTAA
- the tnpB gene encoding IS66 family insertion sequence element accessory protein TnpB (TnpB, as the term is used for proteins encoded by IS66 family insertion elements, is considered an accessory protein, since TnpC, encoded by a neighboring gene, is a DDE family transposase.): MIPVPSGVRVWLATGHTDMRKGWASLALLVQERFAQDPHSGHLFLFRGRRGDLVKIIWYDGQGSCLFMKKLERGRFIWPTSADGAVSISVGQMGYLLEGIDWRNPQKTWRPEAAG; encoded by the coding sequence ATGATCCCGGTGCCGAGCGGGGTGCGGGTGTGGCTGGCCACCGGACACACCGACATGCGCAAGGGCTGGGCGAGCTTGGCGTTGCTGGTGCAGGAACGCTTCGCCCAGGACCCGCACAGCGGCCATCTCTTCCTCTTCCGCGGACGCCGCGGCGATCTTGTGAAGATCATCTGGTATGACGGCCAGGGCAGTTGCCTGTTCATGAAGAAGCTGGAGCGGGGGCGTTTCATCTGGCCGACGTCGGCGGACGGTGCGGTGTCGATCTCGGTTGGACAGATGGGCTATCTGCTCGAAGGCATCGACTGGCGCAACCCGCAGAAGACCTGGCGCCCCGAGGCCGCGGGGTGA
- the tnpA gene encoding IS66-like element accessory protein TnpA, whose product MAYQRVEVLTGRERRRSYTPAEKVRMVEEAFRPGVVVTEAARRLGVHESLLYRWRDLMKVGGTSVAEPPSFVAVTITPEPSVTEPPVVAPSEPLPLSATPATCPAVVEVILPSGARLRLEGAVDPALAAAVVGALA is encoded by the coding sequence ATGGCTTATCAGCGGGTCGAGGTTTTGACGGGCCGGGAACGGCGGCGGAGCTACACGCCGGCGGAGAAGGTGCGGATGGTGGAGGAGGCGTTCCGGCCCGGCGTGGTGGTGACGGAGGCGGCCCGTCGGTTGGGCGTGCACGAAAGCCTGCTGTATCGCTGGCGGGACCTGATGAAGGTCGGCGGGACGTCCGTGGCCGAACCGCCCAGCTTCGTCGCGGTGACCATCACGCCGGAGCCGAGCGTCACGGAACCGCCGGTCGTGGCCCCCTCTGAGCCATTGCCGCTTTCGGCCACGCCGGCCACGTGCCCGGCGGTCGTCGAGGTCATCCTGCCCAGCGGGGCACGCCTGCGTCTGGAAGGGGCGGTCGATCCGGCCCTGGCGGCGGCCGTCGTCGGTGCCCTGGCATGA
- a CDS encoding transketolase-like TK C-terminal-containing protein, whose translation MTATLPSSADLACLAELERKVLWLASWTIHNANHVRPNLDGLKIGGHQASSASLATIMTALYFSALRPEDRVAVKPHASPIFHAIQYLLGNQTRGTLENFRGYKGAQSYPSRTKDVDDVDFSTGSVGLGVAQTLFASLVQDYLKAKGWAPGLDEGRMVSLVGDAEMDEGNIFEALQEGWKHGLRNTWWIVDYNRQSLDAVIREGLWERLENIFRAFGWDVVILKYGTLMQEAFCEPGGERLRDWIDNCPNQLYSALTYQGGAAWRRRLMDDLGDQGDVTRLIEHRTDEQLARLMGNLGGHDLPSLLEAFAGARTHDRPVCFIAYTVKGFGLPLAGHKDNHSGLLTREQMDGFRAANKVRPGHEWERFEGLDLPVAALEEFLHRVPFAQKGRRRYEAPAVGVPAVLPAPTQKSLSTQAAFGLILNEIGRERSPLAERIVTTAPDVTVSTNLGAWVNRRGLFAKSEMADLFKKERIPSTYSWEFSPKGQHLELGIAESNLFTLLSALGLSHSLFGERLLPIGTVYDPFIMRGADQLNYACYQDARFMLVATPSGITLAPEGGAHQSIATPLVGMAQDGLAYFEPAFADELAVVMRWAFDYMQRDGEGTPNERNWLRDETGGSVYLRLSSRVLEQPTRTMDDALAHGIVDGAYWLRRPGPNAQVVIAYTGAVAPEAIAAVGMLGEDRRDVGLLAVTSADRLNAGWSAAQRARERGLTHACSHIERLLEGVPPHCALVTVVDGHPMTLGWLGSIAGHRTRALGVEHFGQTGTVADLYRHYGIDARGIVAAAEAASPGRPVRHLRAIG comes from the coding sequence ATGACCGCGACCTTGCCGTCCTCCGCCGACCTCGCCTGCCTGGCCGAGCTGGAGCGCAAGGTACTCTGGCTCGCGTCCTGGACGATCCACAATGCCAACCATGTCCGCCCCAACCTCGACGGGCTGAAGATCGGCGGCCATCAGGCATCGAGCGCCTCGCTGGCCACCATCATGACCGCGCTCTATTTCTCGGCGCTGCGGCCTGAGGACCGGGTGGCGGTGAAGCCGCATGCCAGCCCGATCTTCCACGCCATCCAGTATCTGCTGGGCAACCAGACGCGCGGGACGCTGGAGAATTTCCGCGGCTACAAGGGGGCCCAGTCCTACCCGTCGCGCACCAAGGACGTGGACGACGTCGATTTCTCCACCGGTTCGGTCGGGCTGGGGGTGGCGCAGACGCTGTTCGCCTCGCTGGTCCAGGATTACCTGAAGGCCAAGGGCTGGGCTCCCGGCCTGGACGAGGGCCGCATGGTCTCGCTGGTCGGCGACGCCGAGATGGACGAGGGCAACATCTTCGAAGCGTTGCAGGAGGGGTGGAAGCATGGCCTGCGCAACACCTGGTGGATCGTCGACTACAACCGCCAGAGCCTCGATGCGGTGATCCGCGAAGGGCTGTGGGAGCGGCTGGAGAACATCTTCCGCGCCTTCGGCTGGGACGTGGTGATCCTGAAATACGGCACCCTGATGCAGGAGGCCTTCTGCGAGCCGGGCGGCGAGCGCTTGCGCGACTGGATCGACAACTGTCCCAACCAGCTCTATTCGGCCCTGACCTACCAGGGCGGCGCCGCTTGGCGTCGGCGCCTGATGGACGATCTGGGCGACCAGGGCGACGTCACCCGCCTGATCGAGCACCGGACCGACGAGCAGTTGGCCCGGCTGATGGGCAATCTCGGCGGCCACGACCTGCCGTCGCTGCTGGAGGCCTTTGCCGGGGCACGCACGCATGACCGGCCGGTCTGCTTCATCGCCTACACGGTCAAGGGATTCGGCCTGCCGCTCGCCGGCCACAAGGACAACCACTCCGGCCTGCTGACCCGCGAGCAGATGGACGGCTTCCGCGCCGCCAACAAGGTCCGGCCCGGTCATGAGTGGGAACGTTTCGAAGGGCTGGACCTGCCCGTGGCGGCGCTTGAGGAGTTCCTGCACCGTGTGCCCTTCGCGCAGAAGGGCCGCCGCCGCTACGAGGCGCCGGCGGTCGGGGTGCCCGCGGTCCTGCCTGCCCCGACGCAGAAGAGCCTGTCGACCCAGGCCGCCTTCGGCCTGATCCTGAACGAGATCGGGCGCGAGCGTTCGCCGCTGGCCGAGCGCATCGTCACCACCGCCCCCGACGTCACCGTTTCCACCAATTTGGGCGCCTGGGTGAACCGGCGCGGCCTGTTCGCCAAGAGCGAAATGGCCGACCTGTTCAAGAAGGAGCGCATCCCTTCCACCTACAGCTGGGAATTTTCGCCGAAGGGCCAGCATCTGGAACTGGGCATCGCCGAATCCAACCTGTTCACCCTGCTGTCGGCATTGGGCCTGTCGCACAGCCTGTTCGGGGAGCGGCTGCTGCCCATCGGCACCGTCTACGACCCTTTCATCATGCGCGGCGCCGACCAGCTGAATTACGCCTGCTACCAGGATGCCCGCTTCATGCTGGTGGCGACGCCTTCGGGCATCACGCTTGCGCCGGAAGGCGGGGCGCACCAGTCCATCGCCACGCCGCTGGTCGGCATGGCCCAGGACGGCCTCGCCTATTTCGAACCGGCATTCGCCGACGAACTGGCGGTGGTGATGCGCTGGGCCTTCGACTACATGCAGCGGGACGGGGAGGGGACGCCGAACGAGCGCAACTGGCTGCGCGACGAGACCGGCGGCTCGGTCTATCTGCGCCTGTCCTCCCGGGTGCTGGAGCAGCCGACCCGGACGATGGACGATGCGCTGGCCCACGGCATCGTCGACGGGGCCTACTGGTTGCGGCGGCCGGGCCCCAATGCCCAGGTGGTGATCGCCTACACCGGTGCCGTGGCGCCGGAGGCTATCGCCGCCGTCGGCATGCTGGGCGAGGACCGGCGCGACGTCGGCTTGCTGGCGGTGACTTCGGCCGACCGGCTCAACGCCGGCTGGAGCGCGGCGCAGCGGGCCCGGGAACGTGGGTTGACCCATGCCTGCAGCCATATCGAACGGCTGCTGGAGGGAGTTCCACCCCACTGCGCGCTGGTCACGGTGGTGGACGGCCATCCGATGACCCTGGGCTGGCTCGGCTCGATCGCCGGCCACCGGACAAGGGCGCTGGGGGTGGAACATTTCGGCCAGACCGGCACCGTTGCCGACCTTTACCGCCATTACGGCATCGACGCCCGCGGCATCGTTGCCGCGGCGGAGGCCGCATCGCCCGGCCGTCCGGTGCGGCACCTGCGGGCGATCGGCTGA
- a CDS encoding Lrp/AsnC family transcriptional regulator yields the protein MPKHALDRIDRKILAALQEDGRLPNNELAERVGLSPSPCLRRVKAMEEAGVIGRYVALVDPASVDLPVNIFVSVSLERQVEARLDGFEAAVMTRPEVLECYLMTGDADYLLRVVVPDLASYERFLKEHLTRIPGVANIRSSFALKQVRYRTALPLDHLG from the coding sequence ATGCCAAAGCATGCCCTCGATCGCATCGACCGAAAGATCCTGGCCGCCCTGCAGGAGGATGGTCGCCTGCCCAACAACGAGTTGGCGGAACGTGTCGGCCTGTCCCCGTCGCCCTGCCTGCGGCGGGTCAAGGCGATGGAAGAGGCGGGCGTGATCGGCCGCTATGTGGCGCTGGTCGATCCGGCCTCCGTCGACCTGCCAGTCAACATCTTCGTCAGCGTCAGCCTGGAACGGCAGGTGGAGGCGCGGCTTGACGGGTTCGAGGCTGCGGTGATGACTCGACCGGAGGTGCTGGAATGCTACCTGATGACCGGCGACGCCGATTACCTGCTGCGGGTGGTGGTGCCGGACCTCGCCAGCTACGAACGCTTCCTGAAGGAACACCTGACACGTATCCCCGGCGTCGCCAACATCAGGTCGAGCTTCGCGCTGAAGCAGGTTCGTTACCGCACGGCGCTGCCGCTCGACCATCTGGGGTGA
- a CDS encoding MFS transporter: MLSTPLASVLARRNIHYGWVVVAVTFLSMLVSAGAVGAPGVLLLPLQREFGWDTADISTAMAIRLLLFGLMGPFAAAMINRFGVRRMVLSSLTLVGAGLFASLAMREVWQLIVLWGFVVGFGTGLTAMVLGATIATRWFVARRGLVIGLLTASSATGQLVFMPFLSMLTEAYGWRTAIALLCGLIATAALAMLVLMRDRPADLGLAALGEAKDAPPPPPAGPILPAAFGALRDAAATRTFWVLFTTFFICGASTNGLIQTHLIPLCVDFSVPEVQAAGLLALMGIFDFIGTVGSGWLSDRYDNRLLLFWYYALRGLSLLYLPYSDFTLYGLSVFAVFYGLDWIATVPPTVRLTAERFGRERANLVFGWVFAGHQLGAAAAAFGAGLSRTVLQSYLPAFAIAGALCLVAALLVPMLGRGAGRAKPAAARG, from the coding sequence ATGCTGTCCACCCCTCTTGCCTCCGTCCTGGCGCGGCGGAACATCCATTACGGATGGGTCGTCGTCGCCGTCACTTTCCTGTCGATGCTTGTCTCTGCCGGCGCGGTCGGCGCCCCCGGCGTCCTGCTTCTGCCACTCCAGCGGGAGTTCGGTTGGGATACCGCCGACATTTCCACCGCCATGGCGATCCGCCTGCTGCTGTTCGGGCTGATGGGACCCTTCGCCGCGGCGATGATCAACCGCTTCGGCGTCCGCCGCATGGTTCTGTCCTCCCTGACCCTGGTCGGAGCGGGGTTGTTTGCCTCGCTGGCGATGCGCGAGGTATGGCAGCTGATCGTCCTGTGGGGGTTCGTCGTCGGCTTCGGCACCGGCCTGACCGCCATGGTGCTGGGCGCCACCATCGCCACGCGCTGGTTCGTTGCCCGCCGCGGGCTGGTGATCGGGTTGCTGACCGCGAGTTCGGCCACCGGGCAACTGGTCTTCATGCCGTTCCTGTCGATGCTGACGGAGGCCTATGGCTGGCGGACCGCCATCGCGTTGCTGTGCGGGCTGATCGCCACGGCCGCGCTCGCCATGCTGGTGCTGATGCGCGACCGTCCCGCCGACCTGGGGCTCGCTGCCCTGGGCGAGGCGAAGGACGCCCCACCTCCTCCCCCGGCCGGTCCGATCCTGCCGGCGGCCTTCGGCGCCCTGCGCGACGCCGCGGCGACACGGACCTTCTGGGTGCTGTTCACGACCTTCTTCATTTGCGGTGCCAGCACCAACGGCCTGATCCAGACCCATCTGATCCCGCTCTGCGTCGATTTCAGCGTGCCGGAGGTGCAGGCCGCCGGACTGTTGGCGCTGATGGGGATCTTCGATTTCATCGGCACGGTCGGGTCAGGCTGGCTGTCCGACCGGTATGACAACCGCTTGCTGCTGTTCTGGTATTACGCGCTGCGCGGGCTGTCGCTGCTCTATCTGCCCTACTCCGACTTCACCCTCTACGGATTGTCGGTCTTCGCCGTCTTCTACGGCCTCGACTGGATCGCCACCGTGCCGCCGACGGTTCGCCTCACCGCCGAACGCTTCGGCCGGGAGCGTGCCAACCTCGTCTTCGGCTGGGTCTTCGCCGGCCACCAGCTCGGCGCCGCCGCCGCGGCCTTCGGTGCAGGCCTGTCGCGCACCGTCCTGCAGAGCTACCTGCCGGCCTTTGCCATCGCCGGCGCCCTGTGCCTGGTCGCCGCCCTGCTGGTGCCGATGCTGGGACGCGGTGCCGGGCGCGCCAAGCCGGCCGCCGCGCGGGGGTGA
- a CDS encoding SDR family NAD(P)-dependent oxidoreductase, translating to MSITTDMSGRVVLVTGGTSGIGRATALAFGQAGATVIVTGRREAEGQETVAQIGHAGGVGSFVAADVADAAEVAALFGRIERDHGRLDAAFNNAGIHQVAPLTEMDDSAFDRILTVNVKGVWLCLKHELAIMKRQGHGSIVNTGSVLGQIGMAGNAAYSASKAAVEGLTRTAAIEVAASGVRVNAVCPAIIQTPMTQGSFGGAEQVEAVLGRLHPVGRVGRPEEVAAAVLWLCSDSAGFVTGQSINIDGGVTAQ from the coding sequence ATGAGCATCACGACGGATATGAGCGGGCGGGTGGTTCTGGTCACCGGGGGCACCTCGGGCATCGGGCGGGCGACGGCGCTGGCCTTCGGTCAGGCTGGGGCGACGGTGATCGTCACCGGCCGGCGCGAGGCGGAGGGGCAGGAGACGGTGGCGCAGATCGGCCATGCCGGCGGAGTCGGCAGCTTCGTGGCGGCCGATGTCGCCGATGCGGCGGAGGTCGCCGCCCTGTTCGGACGGATCGAGCGCGACCATGGGCGCCTGGACGCCGCCTTCAACAATGCCGGCATCCATCAGGTCGCCCCGCTGACGGAGATGGACGATTCCGCCTTCGACCGCATACTGACCGTCAATGTGAAGGGCGTCTGGCTCTGCCTGAAGCATGAGCTGGCAATCATGAAGCGCCAGGGTCATGGCTCCATCGTCAACACCGGTTCGGTGTTGGGCCAGATCGGCATGGCCGGCAATGCCGCCTATTCCGCCAGCAAGGCGGCGGTGGAAGGACTGACCCGCACCGCGGCGATCGAGGTCGCGGCGTCCGGCGTGCGCGTCAATGCCGTCTGCCCGGCGATCATCCAGACGCCGATGACCCAGGGTTCCTTTGGTGGGGCGGAGCAGGTCGAAGCCGTGCTGGGGCGACTCCATCCCGTCGGCCGCGTCGGCCGGCCCGAGGAGGTTGCTGCCGCGGTGCTCTGGCTCTGCTCGGATTCTGCCGGCTTCGTCACCGGCCAGTCCATCAACATCGACGGCGGCGTGACCGCCCAGTAA